One Hoplias malabaricus isolate fHopMal1 chromosome 12, fHopMal1.hap1, whole genome shotgun sequence genomic window, tcctccaggtgactgtctgtgaagagtgtggtgtgttctccctgtgtctgcgtgggtttcctccgggtgactgtctgtgaggagtgtggtgtgttctccgtgtgtctgtatgggtttcctccgggtgctccggtttcctcctacagtcacAAATACACGTTGTTAGCtggactcaaaaagtgtctgttggtgtgagtgtgtgggtttgtgttgccctgtgaaggactgacgcccccttcagggtgtatacccgccttgcgccctatgattccaggtaggttctggacccaccatgaccctgaactggataagcggttacagacaatgaatgaatgatttagaaATAAATGTCCAGAGTCATAACATGGAAACATGTCGATTCCATAGATTTTAATGTCTTTCCATATGTACACTTCCTGTTTTGAATTAgtattattttccttttttcagcAAACTCAACTGTAAATGACAGTAAATCAGGTGGGGAGCCCTTGAGCTGGTTACCCTACATTATAATCTGCATGGGTATCTTCTCCCTGGTTACTGTTGTGATGTTGGTTACTTTTTTGAGCCTACATGGATGCATATGTGAGTAATAAatcactttattatttattttattatttgtttattatttcctGCTGTTATGGTATTTATGATGTTAAGATTAGGGGAGTTGTGTTCATGAACATCTTCTATAGGGCATCTTATCAGGCCTTGGttcttattttcttattttcaatatattttaggTTCAAGAAAATGTAACAACCACAGAACAGGGGTAAGTGATAAAATCATCTCAGCTTCTTACTTTTTGGCCtgttgtaaatatatatgtctAATTTATTGTGAACCCTGAAGTATATTTAAGTTATAATTTCATAATTATTCTGTAGTTTAAGAGGCTAAAAACTTCTGGAAACGTCTTCAGGAATGCTTTACTTtaaagtacactgtaaaaaagtacaatgtaaaaaaaagtctgctacagtattttattgtaatactcaattacagtaatatgctgtaaatttgaaatacagtagtgttcctgtaaaaatacagtaaatggctgggaactctgctgccagtattttactgtaaatcacagtatttacagtaaattattgtattattcaattacagtaatatgctgtaaatttgaaatacagtagtgttcctgtaaaaatacagtaaatggctgggaactctgctgccagtattttactgtaaattgcagtatttacagtaaattattgtattattcaattacagtaatatgctgtaaatttaaaatagAGTAGTGTTCctataaaaatacagtaaattgctgggaactctgctgccactattttattgtaaatcacagtatttacagtaaattattgtattattcaattacagtaatatgctgtaaatttgaaatacagtagtgttcctgtaaaaatacggtaaatggctgggaactctgtagccagtattttactgtaaatcacagtatttacagtaaaatattgtattattcaattacagtaatatgctgtaaatttgaaatacagtagtgttcctgtaaaaatacggtaaatggctgggaactctgctgccactattttactgtaaaatttacaagaatttttttacagtgtagcatTCATAAGGGTACACCACATCCACACACAGGACAACTGACATAGACCTTGAGAATTCTCAAGCCTTGTTCCTTCAAGCATCATTGGCCATAATCTAGAAGTAACATGACACTTAACAGGTTAAAAACAGACTTTGTGGAAATTCATGCTTATTGGTGTAATTTAGCCTTTAAAATAGCTACTTAGAGGCTTATTCTTACAAGTCTAAATTAGCATAACATTGGCTGAGGTAAAATGGCATTGAAATGAAAGTAGCTTTGATAAATGACAGTCGTCAATGTCCTTTCAGGTGCCGGCCAGCCCCAGCCCTCCAAAATATGATGGACATGTCCACATCCAGGAAGAGCCAGAGCTGCAAAAGAACATCGCTGATTCGTCCACAGTGACTCTACAGCATAATTTCACCTCGCAGTGTCCCACAATGTATCACGACAACACACAAACCCAAAGCCATCATGAGAGAGAACCACAGCAGATCGTTTATGCAACTCTAGAACATCTGACACCCAGAGAAGCACCTGCATTCAACATCCGCTCACGGGAGCAGCTCTCAGAGTACGCCTCGATTAGAATGAATTGAAATAAGCCAGTTTCACATACAGGATGAAGAGTTTCCTAACTACCTCCAAGAACCTAAATAAAGAAACAACGATGTACTAGGAAACATGGGAATGCTACTTATTTCAATGGTCCAGCACCAATTTCCTCAGTGATGTCTAGAATCATGATCACACAGTGGAACCGTGGAGTATAAACTTACTGAAATGCACTTATTTTCTCCAAATGTGacaacattacattacattagtTTCCAACTAACTTATTTCTCATCCACAGCTTTatgcctaaccctaaccctagcagtcaaatctgtgtgtgaataGACAGGGCTTAACTGCTGTAGGTAGAACAGAAAGTGTAAATGCACTGGTTTTCTTGACATCATAAAAAGAGTGAACTCAAAACGAGCAGTTGGTGCAGCTCAGTTTCCACATTTGGATGCTAGTGCTAGTCAGAATGAGCATCTGTTAATTGACATAACAGAACCGATCACTTGGTGTTAGcaacagtttgaaaagaagcgcTGTTTGGCTTCACATGTCTCAAAGGAAGCATTTAGTGTTCAAACTCCCAGCCTGGTGCTACAGTGTGATTAGGTGAGGCCTAGGTAAAGGGTGGAATTGGTGGGGAAATAGGGCACAAGagatctgaaatatgtaacatactCTTAAAGAATGTAAACTCAATATCGCTAGTGTAATGGTGGTAGTGTTAATGTAATTATGTATGTAGTGTTGACAGTAATAACTCTAGATCCCTTAGGGTTTAAACCATTGAGCGACTGCTCGGTTTGAATGAAGGAGGTAAACTTCCTGTGACTAATGCTGATGAGTAATAACTTTAAAAGGCATTGATTTATTTAGTGGAAAATAACTTTTCATTACATACAAATTTCCACTGACGTTTGAAGTGTGATTGATTTGCACCATGTGTTTGATATATGACTCCCAGTTCAAAACTATTTTTCCAAACACGGATGTTATTAGAGACGTTATTTAAACTTAGTTTAATATAAAATCTAATATTAATCTGGCCTGCTTGTGTAAAGAGCTTGTTTCTCATATTACCATAatggaaaaaatgaatggtgtcaaACCACTGTTACGTGTTTAGTCACGTAGTGATACTTAGCCAAGAGGCTGATTGGGgttaggtgtttgtgtgtgtgctggggtcTTAAGTTTCACaagttgtgggttttttttaaaacgTGTGATCTCAGTCTAGCAAATGGAATGAATATCTCACTCGTGTTTCCACCTGAGTCAAGTACTCAACTCTCACACCTTTTTCTCACTCTCCATAACGTTATACATTTGTTACAATGATGTTCCTTTAGATTTAATGTTGATAGATTGCTGTGCAATATTGTGAATGTGTGCAAATACAGGTATAAAATCACAATTTTAccatttgatgtttttttttctttaccatACGTCACACAGAACTCAAAGCACAGCTGTTTAACTCTCTAAAGCAGATGTGTGATTACATTTTGGTGATTAAAATGTGTGATTAAATGGCTGGCATGTGGCCTATGTCAAATTAAtgtcacattttatatttgtgtgtgcttttaCCGAGTGTTTTAAACTCAGAATATGAGCGTATACACATTTAGAGCCTATCACAAGGGGAACCAAAACTTTCCATGCATCTGTAGCTGTGTGAAAAGCTCTATACAGTTTGCTTTCAGCAATGAGTTTTGTCTATATCAAGTTCTCCGTTATTACTCTTCATTCTCTATCTTCAGTCTTTAGTGCCGTGGTGGCGTACATCGTTAGAGAAGTGGGCTAAGTTAAAGTTGCTTGTTCAGTCACCTAGACCAACAGGAAAATTAGGGGCTTGGGTGTGAAGGAGCAGCACTGTCTCCTTCCTCAACCTCCACAGCTGATGTCTCCTTCATCAAAGGAAACCAAAAACCCCAAATGTTGGTGGGTGTATTTGGTGtggggggtctgtgtgtgtgttcgttaaAGGAAGAGGCACAATGTTGTACACTGCAtttttacatgtgtgtgtacattaggGTTTTAAGGTAATGTAAAATGTCCAAAAAAAAGAGTAACTAGGTTTGTGTTGTATTGTTTGTGGAGGGTTATGATGAGATCTGTTTCTTGGCTACATATATAATAAAAGCTCAGACCCAGGTGATCAGATGAGTTCAGGATCAGAATGTGTCTTAGTGCAATAGAGTGCAAAAGTAAATATTCACTAAGGCTGCACAGAGGACTGCACACTGTACACGTGCCAAGACTTACCTACAACACATTCATGAGGTGAAGGGTGAAGACACAGTCCAGTGCAGCTGTGAGCAAGTGTGAGGTGAAAAAAGAGAGTGATAAAAAGCAAGAGAGCATGGTTCAGATGTGAAATCATAGTAATACATCCTgtaaaatgtgtgagtgtatgtgtatatatatattgagcagtttctgcagcgctgagcccaGATTAGCCCAAAtgggtcagtgaagcatcaaaataattttgaagctgtaattttaaggtaaaaatattacatagtgttccatagtgttctctctgttttgtctacacACATTCAGAGTGTAGTTTGGGTGATTTCTGAGACAcctttttttaaacaggttCTACAGATCCGTAAACCGGATCCATGATCACTCACAGTCTAAAACGTACCAAACAGTTGATAAAAACAGAGCCTGCCATTGGTATTGTTGGTTTTTTATGCggagaaacattttcacttgttttagtgTGTCTCCTAGCAACGGAGACGCTGTGTGGAGCagggagatttgttcagacactTTATGGTTTTATCCACACGTAAACCAAAAGGTAaaggcagattttcataatgtagttgagtaaaaaataagatatttgactttgaaatgtagtggagtaaaaataaaaagttgcccaaaatggaaatactaaAGTACACATACacgtatatatacatatatgtaagtattatacagggtgggccatttatatggatacaccttaataaaatgggaatggttggtgatattaacttcctgtttgtggcacattagtatatgggaggggaaacttttcaagatgggtggtgaccaatggcggccattttgaagttggtcattttggatccaacttttgttttttcaatgggaagagggtcatgtgacacatcaaacttattgggaatttcacaagaaaaaaatggtgtgcttggtaactttattctttcatgagttatttacaagtttctgaccacttataaaatgtgttcaaagtgctgcccattgtgttggattgtcaatgcaaccctcttctcccactcttcacacactgatagcaacaccgcaggagaaatgctagcacaggcttccagtatccgtagtttcaggtgctgcacatcttgtatgtgtcacatgacaacaaaagttggatccaaaattgctgacttcaaaatggccgccatggtcaccacccatcttgaaaagtttcccccctcccatatactaatgtgccacaaacaggaagttaatatcaccaaccattcccattttattaaggtgtatccatataaatggcccacccatATACAAAAAGTCATTGGTTTGGtttgtgcttcagttttgtacaaAACACAAGGATTTGTACAAAACACAAGGATATGTAAAATTTCAGTGCATCAagccaaaaatattttaatacttgAAAACCATAAATCATACCAATCATCTTTAAGGGGAAAGCATGAATACATTTGGCAAATTCAGACTACTACTATTAGGCCTTCAGTTTGACAAGAACAATAATTCACATAGAATTTaaccattttaaattaaacacagctatttcaaacacattcacaaGATCTGTAAAAGGGACCGAATTAACATGGATTTTAGAGAGACGTCTTCAGCAAAGACAAAGCTAACACTGCTCAAATGAAATGCATTTATCAGGCTACACTAGGCATTGACGTACATTTGTGTTTCAAAAGATCAGAaatcaaaacataaaataagttttttttccactgtcAGATTTGTTGGAGCGTATGTAGTTCTTTAACGGGACACTTTAGGCCTTCAGCCCAGTTCCTGAACTCTTAACCAAAGAGGGAGTTTTCTGGGCTATTCCTACATACATTTCAAATCAAGAGTTCATGTTTTATATGAAATCATTTTGCCAGGAAGGAAGCTAAACAAGGCTATCAGCCCCACCCCGCCTTCTCACCACTCCAATACAGACATTAACCAAATTACTGCTTGTATTTGAATGATAAATAcagcttttgtttttctgaaatgtttcagggtttttttttccgaTAAAAGGAACGTTCTGGTTTCACGTCAAATGTCAGTTCAACTGTCAAATATGTCAAATATTAGTAAAATATCGAGAATGGAAAAACTGTGACTAATATGTGAGGGCTTATAGAAAACAACTCAGcaacaacaaatacaaagcaGTGGAACAGGGTTCTATCTTGATTAGATCTGGACAAAGCAGGGTTTCTATAGTGACATCTCCTCTCTCCAACATCTACACCATAGCGCTGTTCAATAAAGGCACACAGTAGTATACAACTCACTGTCTGCTctgttctttcttttcctcgcagagaaagagagagagagacaaagagattAGTGAGGTCACAGTGCCCAATGTCAAGCATAGGCCAGAGGAATATAAAGGCATCCAGCACTGGGCTATActactgtggaactgtgttctttggagtgaagGAGGTCTATGCAGTACCCTTTGTGATTAAATGTAATTAGCCGGTCACTGGGCGAAATCTTCTACTACATTTTGTTTATTGAATCAGTTTTTCATGAGAGTTGATTAACAGCGATTTTAACTGTTGGTTATTTAAGTACCTTAATGGAGACTTCCTGCGCATTACGTTGGGAAACACCAGTTAAAAGTTTGCCTTCCTTTCTTTAACATTGCAAACTTATTCCCAACTTCTTGTTCGTATTTTCCCGTTCCAACTTAAATCTTGCCGGAGCCAGGACGAACTGTGGAAAGAGTCTTTGGGGTATGAAAACATTCCATGGTTAGTCTTCCCAAGCAGTACAAATTACTTGGACGTCAGGACAGGCAACATTAGAGTAGGTTACAGTCTGTTTACAAAAACTGTATCCCAAACATGTGTGGAGAGGAGATGGTCTggtttctttgttctttgtccCTTGTTGGGTTTTGTCATTTCAACCATATACATTCATTCTCACTGCTGTCTGAAGTAAACCCCACTGTTGTTGTGTCGTCTGGTTTTATATGCACTGAGGTACTTAAATAAGGAAGCACACAATCTGAAATAGCGGGTTTTATTGAATTAAGTAAACAGAATGTGCTACAGTCATTTGCTGTACCATTGAGTCCAAATTTGTGCTTGTAATTCCTGGTTTGTAGCGTGTAACTTCAGTGTTGAACTTAAAGTTAGAAATGTTTATCCACATCTCAGATTTGTGAAACTTCACTTTTGAAAATATTCCAGTGAAAcctaattaaacaaaaaaatatatatattctacattaattTAATACTTTTCCGTATGTGCACAACTTTTTCACACGTGCACAATGTGTTCATGCAGCTGCAAACCTTTATATATATTCACGTGAGAATCGCTTTTTGCAACTTCGCACATTCAACAGTTTTCTCACATAGAGGGGCATATAACACTGTAGGCTGTGAAAATAGGTGCGAACACCTTCCCGTCTAGTTCTGAGGACTCTGGCTTTCTACTAGTTCTATTTCTATAAGAATTCAGAAGAGTTCAGCAAGGAAAAGCCCCACAATTCTGGAATAACACAGTCTCAGTCTTTAAGTCTAGGTTGAAAACTTACTTGTTTACTGTAGCTTTTAATAGTTAACCTTTACCTTTACACAAAGGCTGTAGATCCAGGGGTTCATTGACATAGCGAATTGTAGTAAACTGTGATGCCGATGCTGCTCTCCCACTGCTCACACGCAATCACTCAGGTTTCATGCTGTTGTATGTAGATCTGCCCCAGAGTTGTTCACCACACTCTGATGATATTAATATTCTCTGTAATCCCATCTCTCTACTCCCTCCAAGTTGATGACTGGCCTCCTGTTTGGGAGTCACTGATGGAACACTCAGCATCACCTGCCTTGAGACCAGCTATCTGCCCTCCATTCCCATTATCTGTTGCTTTACTCCATACCTTCACATCACCTCTGTGACTCCTGTCATCCCCATGCAGCAGCTCCTGGATATTTGATGGGACTGATTCAGCACAGATCTTTGCTAAAGACCTCCATGATCTTTACAGACTCCAAGGCTGCTTCTACCTGCTGTTTTGAACTAAAGCCATATTGTTTATAGTTCGTTTggccagaggaggatgggtcccatttgtgagtcttggttccttccaaggtttcttcgtCCAGCTtcaagggatttttttttcttgtcactgtcacctttggcttgctcacctggggtaattaattacatttaataaaacatttgacTTGACATATTCCATATGACTGGTGCAGAACTGGATTAATTGTGAAACAAGAAAGCATCTGTTTAAATTCTTTTCTAGAGGCCAGTTTTGCTCAACTTACAAAGATAGCTCCTTATGTGTGAACTCAGGCTGCATGGTGGTTAAACTAAAGTCAGAATCTCTACCATATTTTCCTCCATGAATTTCTTCAGGTCCTTGTTCACTGAGGAACCCAGGGTCTGGAGCAGCAGGAATGTAGACCTGGAGCTACAAAAGCCAAGAGACAACAGCGCAGATCCCCACTGTGCTCTAACCAGCAGCAGATGTGTGGAATGCAGAAATCCtgtcaaatataaaaacaccCATTGCCTCTGAGTAGAAACATAAAACGCTAATTCACCAGTTGGTTCCTGTGCTCAAAACATTTCTAACGTTTACAAAACCGCAATTTGCCAGATCACTAACTGCATGgaggtgctacaaaactaaagaaaTCAAGTTCAAACAGTGACAGACAAGTTACatttcagccacgtacaaacaacagccaTTTTTCCCTCTTAAATATTTGATTCCACTTTAAGAGACACAGAGCtattgaacataaacaaaccagagaacattATTTACCCTCAATTGTAGATGCTTCCTTTAAAGCATGAGaaacattattattcattcattcattcattatctgtaactcttatccagttcagggtcgcggtgggtccagagcctacctggaatcattgggcgcaaggcgggaatacaccctggagggggcgccagtccttcacagggcaacacacacacacacacacacacctacagacacttttaagtcgccaatccacctaccaatgtgtgtttttggattgtgggaggaaaccggagcacccggaggaaacccacgcagacacagggagaacacaccacacttctcacagacagtcacccggaggacacccacgcagacacagggagaacacacacctctccacacagacagtcacgcggaggaaacccacgcagacacagggagaacacaccacactcctcacagacagtcacccggaggaaacccatgcagacacagggagaacacaccacactcctcacagacagtcacctggaggaaacccacgcagacacagggagaacacacacctctccacacagacagtcacgcggaggaaacccacgcagacacagggagaacacaccacactcctcacagacagtcacccggaggaaacccatgcagacacagggagaacacaccacactcctcacagacagtcacctggaggaaacccacgcagacacagggagaacacaccacactcctcacagacagtcacccggagcaggattgaacccacaacctacaggtccctggagctgtgtgactgcgacactaacctgctgcgccaccatcaATGATATTCTATATTGTTTTCCATAGTTTAGTTTTTACATTGCTATATTCATCTCTAAATCTATGTTATTAAATAATGCATACAGCTGGCTAGCAGTAATTCTGCATCAATGTGTATTTTATAATCTGTGTTATGACAGTAAAGTTTCATTCAAAAAATGCTATCCCTGGTATGGTATTTCCTGTGTATGTAAAGATTTAGCCCATCTGTGTGTATAATAGTGCTGCGCTACTTAACTACAGTAGTTCTCTGGAAGATTTGTGCTTTAATATTATTTCAATTAAATACTTAACATCCAtatgcattcataagccaccctcaactcctccccaaagaGTTCACCTCCCAGGTCCAGGCTTTACGGgcgtggtctgtactagcaaattCAATATAAGAAGTAATATGTCATGTGTAAAGGCCTTGGTGGTTTTTATTTGCTGAGCAACTGAAAACACTACATGTGCCAGGCACTTTCAATATTAAGCTGTGGGGTATGGCCATGTTGGCCCCATGCTGAGAGGCTAGCTTCACTGTTTCCTGTCTAACTTCACTGTTTGACAGTGCTGCCATTTTATAGACCAAACCAATGCTGCGTGCTGTAATGTACCGTGAGGAAACTTGTCATTAATCTGCttacttttgtatttttctgtgtcagtgtgaatggagctgaagttggcttctttTTCAGCCTTTGGTTTTGATTTAAAAGTGCAGCAGTTTCATTCTGGCTCAGTGCAGTGCAGTTTAACATTTGCTGCACTGGTTAAGAAGGAACTGAAGTCAAatatgaagctgtaatttaaactTTAGCAGAAGTGATAATATGATGAACACAGTCACATAGAGAACCCTGATGCTCCTCTCAGTTCACTGCATCATTCAGCATTATTACACTAAAGTACATTTCACCTTCCCTTTAGTTCCTCCTCAGAGCTGTATCAGTCATTTAGTGAATTAGAACAGCGCAGTGCAGCGTGAGGACTCATgcgtgcacacaaacacacatatgcaAAGCGATGTCGCCAAACTCCACCTGT contains:
- the LOC136664151 gene encoding B- and T-lymphocyte attenuator-like — encoded protein: MDKQSVEMASGINVFLMALVLIGTIDAQGSADRFCAPTINVRKNTSVRGLTKSPLNISCPVRYCEEIPAVKWFKLDEANNRIPVNETDLITTTHSQTTEEKVFISYLNFRSVSDHDEGFYRCVASYLGSSSSSHTINVLINGSANSTVNDSKSGGEPLSWLPYIIICMGIFSLVTVVMLVTFLSLHGCICSRKCNNHRTGVPASPSPPKYDGHVHIQEEPELQKNIADSSTVTLQHNFTSQCPTMYHDNTQTQSHHEREPQQIVYATLEHLTPREAPAFNIRSREQLSEYASIRMN